One Helicobacter cetorum MIT 00-7128 DNA window includes the following coding sequences:
- the crdA gene encoding copper resistance determinant CrdA: MKKLATLVLASLLSVTGLSAWEQTLKANDLEVKIKSVGNPTKGENTFVLNPTLNGKALEKAQVRVQFLMPEMPGMPAMKEMTKVSEKDGAYEAKANLSMSGTWQVRVDIKSKEGKTYRTKTSVDL, encoded by the coding sequence ATGAAAAAATTGGCAACACTAGTTTTAGCAAGCTTGTTAAGCGTTACAGGTTTGAGCGCATGGGAGCAAACTCTCAAGGCTAATGATTTGGAAGTCAAAATCAAGTCTGTAGGTAATCCTACTAAAGGCGAAAACACTTTTGTGCTTAATCCTACTCTAAATGGCAAGGCATTAGAAAAAGCTCAAGTTCGTGTGCAATTTTTAATGCCTGAAATGCCCGGTATGCCAGCGATGAAAGAAATGACTAAAGTAAGCGAAAAAGATGGTGCTTATGAGGCTAAAGCAAACTTATCTATGAGTGGGACATGGCAAGTGAGAGTAGATATTAAGTCTAAAGAGGGTAAAACTTATCGCACTAAAACAAGTGTAGATTTATAA
- the crdB gene encoding copper resistance outer membrane protein CrdB — MCTLFFKKGVFARFLGLFLVGLTCSAKLLAQDNIQITTIYSKYLSKNQKIQALQDQIDALSSKAKVVSKWDNPILYLGYNNASVSNFYRLDSTLMQNMSLGLSQKVDLNGKRFTQSKIIDLEKQKKILELKKTKQQLAINLMINGIENYKNQQELKLLEVAIKNLENTLYKANNSSSPNLVAIAKLEILKSQLEIKKNNLEDALSNSHYVMSELTFGGNELLSIAPKDFELNKEQEMQKINNTNYDIAMAKIDEQKAQKDITLAKKSFFDDVNITGVYYFRSQRYYNYDMFSIGMAIPLPIYGKQARLVEQKKRESLASKSEVENAKNRTHHLALKLIKKIETLQKNLQAINKILEQNEKIVQIYASDLPSGSDYNAYYNSFNDKINIEITQIETLSALNSTYLSLQNLKGLE, encoded by the coding sequence ATGTGCACGCTATTTTTTAAAAAAGGCGTGTTCGCACGCTTTTTGGGACTTTTTTTAGTCGGGCTTACATGCAGTGCAAAGCTTTTAGCACAAGACAATATTCAAATAACTACAATTTATTCTAAATATCTTTCAAAAAACCAAAAAATACAAGCCTTGCAAGACCAAATTGATGCTCTAAGTTCTAAAGCAAAAGTAGTCAGCAAATGGGATAACCCTATTCTTTACCTAGGTTATAACAATGCTAGTGTGAGCAACTTCTATAGGCTTGATAGCACCTTAATGCAAAACATGAGTTTAGGTCTATCTCAAAAAGTAGATTTAAATGGTAAGCGTTTCACTCAGTCTAAAATTATAGACTTAGAAAAACAGAAAAAAATTTTAGAACTCAAAAAAACCAAACAACAATTAGCGATTAACTTGATGATAAATGGTATTGAAAATTATAAGAACCAACAAGAACTCAAGCTTTTAGAAGTAGCGATTAAAAATTTAGAAAATACTCTCTATAAAGCCAATAATTCTAGCTCGCCCAATCTTGTAGCGATTGCTAAATTAGAAATTTTAAAATCGCAATTAGAAATCAAAAAGAATAATTTAGAAGACGCTTTGTCCAATAGCCATTATGTAATGAGTGAGCTAACTTTTGGAGGAAATGAGCTTTTAAGCATAGCTCCTAAAGATTTTGAGCTCAACAAAGAACAAGAAATGCAAAAAATCAATAATACCAACTACGACATTGCTATGGCTAAAATTGACGAACAAAAAGCGCAAAAGGATATTACCCTTGCTAAAAAAAGCTTTTTTGATGATGTGAATATTACCGGCGTGTATTATTTCCGTAGCCAACGCTACTATAACTATGATATGTTTAGTATCGGTATGGCAATCCCCCTACCTATATATGGCAAGCAAGCTAGATTAGTAGAGCAAAAAAAAAGAGAGAGTCTAGCCTCTAAAAGCGAAGTGGAAAACGCCAAAAACCGCACACACCATTTAGCACTAAAGCTCATCAAAAAAATTGAAACCCTGCAAAAAAACTTGCAAGCAATCAATAAAATATTAGAGCAAAATGAAAAAATTGTGCAAATTTATGCGTCTGATTTGCCATCTGGTAGCGATTATAACGCTTATTACAATTCTTTCAATGACAAAATCAACATTGAAATCACTCAAATTGAAACTTTAAGCGCTTTAAATAGCACTTATTTGTCTTTACAAAACCTTAAAGGATTAGAATGA
- a CDS encoding efflux RND transporter periplasmic adaptor subunit, whose protein sequence is MKLSLILALTLAFTSLNATLNQANNETPNNKESAQAPTPKSKTHFNISTIKVIEKEFAQSRRYYATLEPDERLIFSQNVRFDGYVEKLYTNRTYTPVKKGDKLLTIYSPELVSVQSELLSSLKFNHQVDAIKEKLRLLGLENSSIEKVISTHKVQNEINIYSRFNGIIFRKSKDLNEGSFIKKGQELFQIIDLTKLWAITKVNQEDLEFLKGVNKATLFVEGVKNKQEITLENINPIVNEKDKMLEARFNVPNTKLLYYPNMFAQVEIFQKARKMKILPKEAVLIKEGKAIVFKKDDFGLTPLEIKATRLSDGSYEVLEGLDVGEEVANNALFVLDADAQNNGDY, encoded by the coding sequence ATGAAACTTTCTTTAATTTTAGCGCTAACATTAGCATTCACTTCTTTAAATGCTACTCTCAACCAAGCCAATAATGAAACCCCCAATAATAAAGAGAGCGCTCAAGCGCCTACACCCAAAAGCAAAACCCATTTTAACATCTCTACTATTAAGGTCATAGAAAAAGAATTCGCTCAAAGTAGGCGCTATTATGCGACTTTAGAACCCGATGAAAGATTGATTTTTTCTCAAAATGTGCGTTTTGATGGCTATGTAGAAAAACTCTATACCAATAGGACTTACACGCCCGTTAAAAAAGGCGATAAATTACTTACTATCTATTCGCCCGAATTAGTGAGCGTGCAAAGCGAATTGCTATCATCATTGAAATTTAATCATCAAGTAGATGCCATTAAAGAAAAATTACGCTTGCTAGGCTTGGAAAACTCTAGCATTGAAAAGGTGATTAGCACCCATAAAGTCCAAAACGAAATCAATATCTACTCTCGTTTCAACGGGATTATTTTTAGAAAAAGCAAGGATTTAAACGAAGGGAGCTTTATCAAAAAAGGACAAGAGCTTTTTCAAATCATAGATTTAACTAAACTATGGGCAATCACTAAAGTTAATCAAGAGGACTTGGAGTTTTTAAAGGGCGTTAATAAAGCCACTTTGTTTGTAGAAGGGGTTAAAAACAAACAAGAAATCACGCTTGAAAACATCAATCCTATTGTCAATGAAAAGGACAAAATGCTAGAGGCTCGTTTCAATGTGCCTAATACCAAACTACTCTACTATCCTAACATGTTCGCTCAAGTGGAAATCTTTCAAAAAGCTAGAAAAATGAAAATCTTGCCTAAAGAGGCGGTGCTAATTAAAGAGGGTAAGGCAATTGTGTTCAAGAAAGATGATTTTGGCTTAACCCCCCTAGAGATTAAAGCCACTCGTTTAAGCGATGGGAGTTATGAAGTTTTAGAAGGGCTTGATGTAGGCGAAGAAGTCGCTAATAACGCTTTATTTGTGCTAGATGCGGACGCTCAAAATAATGGGGATTACTAA
- a CDS encoding efflux RND transporter permease subunit — translation MIEKIIDLSVKNKLITVLATLLIFLGSMWAIKTVRLDALPDLSPAQVVVQITYPNQSPKIVQEQVTYPLVSTFMSIANIDTVRGISSYESGLIYIIFKDGVDLYWARDRVLEQLNRVGNLPKDAKVEIGSDSTSIGWAYQYALHSDSKNLSDLKVLQDFYYRYALLGVDGVSEVASVGGFVKDYEVTLRNDALVRYNLSLEQITNAIKKSNNDTGGGIILENGFEKIVRASGYIKSLKDLEEIVVKKEGAIPLKIKDIASVRLTPKPRRGAANLNGDKEVVGGIVMVRYHADTYKVLKAIKEKIATLQASNPDVKITSVYDRSELIEKGIDNLVHTLIEESVIVLIIIAIFLLHFRSALVVIITLPLTVCISFLLMRYFNIEASIMSLGGIAIAIGAMVDAAIVMVENAHKHLQHIDMNDNTQRVNGIMEGVKHVGGAIFFALMIIVVSFLPIFALTGQEEKLFAPLAYTKTFAMLVGALLSITIVPILMVWLIKGRILEESKNPINAFFIKIYGVCLNFVLKFRYVFLAVSVLGLGGLYFTYKKLHWEFIPQINEGVVMYMPVTTNGVGIDVALEYLKKSNTAIKQLDFVKQVFGKVGRANTSTDAAGLAMIETYIELKPQSEWKEKLTYKEVRDKLEKTLQLKGLTNSWTYPIRGRTDMLLTGIRTPLGIKLYGNDTDKLQELAIKMEQQLKTLKESLSVFAERSNNGYYITLDLNDENLARYGVNKSAVLDTIKFALGGATLTTMINGVESYPISLRLEDTDRNTIERLKNLYIKTAYNYMPLKEFAHVYYDNAPAVLKSEKGLNVNFIYIVPQNGVSSDLYRELATKALEKVKLPSGYYYEFSGESKYLEDAFKTLQYIVPISIFIIFILIVFALKNFTNSLLCFFTLPFAFLGGLIFMNVMGFNMSIAALVGFLALLGVASETAIVMIIYLEDAYQAFIKTPLVEQTSSKLKDAIMHGAVLRVRPKLMTFFSILASLIPIMYSHGTGSEIMKSIAAPMLGGMMSSVVLTLFIIPTAYFVIKNVKIKK, via the coding sequence ATGATAGAAAAAATCATTGATTTAAGCGTTAAAAACAAGCTTATAACCGTTCTAGCCACTCTGCTGATTTTCTTAGGCTCTATGTGGGCGATTAAAACCGTGCGTTTAGACGCTTTGCCGGATTTAAGCCCCGCACAAGTGGTCGTGCAAATCACCTACCCCAATCAAAGCCCAAAAATTGTGCAAGAGCAGGTTACCTACCCCCTAGTCTCTACCTTTATGAGTATTGCTAATATTGACACGGTTAGGGGCATTTCTAGCTATGAAAGCGGGCTAATTTACATCATTTTTAAAGATGGCGTAGATTTATACTGGGCAAGAGATAGGGTCTTAGAGCAATTAAATAGAGTGGGTAATTTGCCTAAAGATGCTAAAGTAGAAATAGGAAGTGATTCTACTTCTATTGGCTGGGCGTATCAATACGCCTTGCATAGCGATAGCAAGAATTTAAGCGATTTGAAAGTCCTACAAGATTTTTATTACCGCTACGCTCTTTTAGGCGTTGATGGGGTGAGTGAAGTAGCAAGTGTGGGGGGCTTTGTCAAGGATTATGAAGTTACGCTTAGAAATGATGCTTTAGTGCGTTATAACCTAAGCTTAGAGCAAATCACAAATGCGATTAAAAAATCTAATAACGACACCGGTGGGGGTATTATCTTAGAAAATGGGTTTGAAAAAATTGTGCGAGCGTCTGGCTATATCAAATCCTTGAAAGATTTAGAAGAAATCGTGGTTAAAAAAGAAGGGGCAATCCCTTTAAAAATCAAAGATATAGCCAGCGTGAGATTAACACCAAAACCACGCAGGGGGGCGGCTAATCTCAATGGCGATAAGGAAGTGGTGGGCGGAATTGTAATGGTAAGGTATCACGCTGACACCTATAAAGTCTTAAAAGCTATTAAAGAAAAAATCGCCACCTTACAAGCGAGTAACCCTGATGTGAAAATCACAAGCGTATATGATAGAAGCGAATTGATTGAAAAAGGTATTGACAATTTAGTCCATACGCTCATAGAAGAAAGCGTGATTGTTTTAATCATTATTGCGATTTTCTTATTGCATTTTAGAAGTGCGTTAGTGGTGATTATCACTCTACCCTTAACCGTGTGTATTTCTTTCTTGCTTATGCGGTATTTTAACATTGAAGCAAGCATTATGAGTTTGGGGGGCATTGCGATTGCTATAGGGGCTATGGTAGATGCCGCCATTGTTATGGTAGAAAACGCTCACAAGCATTTGCAACACATTGATATGAATGACAACACTCAAAGAGTTAATGGCATTATGGAAGGGGTTAAGCATGTGGGGGGGGCGATATTCTTTGCCTTAATGATTATTGTGGTCTCTTTCTTGCCTATTTTTGCACTCACCGGTCAAGAAGAAAAACTTTTTGCTCCTTTAGCTTATACCAAAACTTTTGCCATGCTTGTAGGGGCATTATTATCTATTACAATAGTCCCCATTTTAATGGTATGGCTCATTAAAGGGCGGATTTTAGAAGAATCTAAAAACCCTATTAACGCCTTTTTCATCAAAATTTATGGCGTGTGCTTGAATTTTGTCCTTAAGTTTAGATACGTCTTTTTAGCGGTTAGTGTGCTAGGTTTAGGGGGCTTGTATTTCACTTATAAGAAACTCCACTGGGAATTTATACCCCAAATTAATGAAGGGGTTGTGATGTATATGCCTGTAACGACTAATGGCGTAGGCATTGATGTCGCCCTAGAATATTTGAAAAAAAGCAATACCGCTATTAAGCAACTAGATTTTGTCAAACAAGTCTTTGGTAAAGTGGGGCGAGCAAACACGAGCACCGATGCTGCAGGCTTAGCCATGATAGAAACTTACATTGAGTTAAAACCACAAAGCGAATGGAAAGAAAAGCTTACTTATAAAGAAGTGAGAGACAAATTAGAAAAAACCTTACAATTAAAAGGCTTGACTAATTCATGGACTTACCCCATTCGTGGCAGAACGGATATGCTCTTAACCGGTATTAGAACCCCACTAGGCATCAAGCTATATGGGAATGATACGGATAAATTACAAGAATTAGCCATAAAAATGGAACAACAGCTTAAAACTCTCAAAGAGAGCTTATCTGTCTTTGCAGAGCGTTCTAATAATGGCTACTACATCACACTAGATTTGAATGATGAAAATCTAGCTCGTTATGGCGTGAATAAAAGTGCGGTGCTAGACACGATTAAATTCGCCCTAGGCGGAGCTACGCTCACAACCATGATAAATGGTGTAGAAAGCTACCCTATTTCTTTACGCCTAGAAGATACAGACAGAAACACCATTGAGAGATTAAAAAATCTCTACATCAAAACCGCCTACAATTACATGCCCTTAAAAGAATTTGCCCATGTATATTATGACAACGCTCCAGCCGTGTTAAAAAGCGAAAAGGGCTTGAATGTGAATTTCATTTACATAGTCCCCCAAAATGGCGTAAGCTCTGATTTGTATAGAGAGTTAGCCACAAAAGCTTTAGAAAAAGTCAAATTGCCTAGTGGGTATTATTATGAATTTAGTGGCGAAAGCAAGTATTTAGAAGATGCGTTTAAGACTTTGCAATACATCGTGCCAATAAGTATTTTTATCATCTTTATTTTAATTGTCTTTGCTTTAAAGAATTTCACTAATTCTTTACTATGCTTTTTCACTCTACCTTTTGCGTTCTTAGGGGGGTTAATCTTTATGAATGTGATGGGCTTTAATATGAGTATAGCGGCATTAGTGGGCTTTTTAGCCCTTTTAGGGGTAGCGAGTGAAACGGCTATTGTAATGATAATCTATTTAGAAGATGCCTATCAAGCGTTTATTAAAACACCCTTAGTAGAACAAACTAGTAGCAAACTAAAAGACGCTATCATGCATGGAGCGGTGCTTAGGGTGAGACCCAAGCTTATGACTTTTTTTAGCATTCTTGCATCACTTATTCCTATTATGTATAGTCATGGCACAGGAAGTGAGATTATGAAATCTATTGCCGCTCCCATGCTAGGGGGTATGATGAGTAGCGTTGTCTTAACGCTTTTTATTATCCCTACAGCGTATTTTGTGATTAAGAATGTGAAAATTAAAAAATAG
- the crdR gene encoding copper response regulator transcription factor CrdR has product MQKKIFLLEDDYLLSESIKEFLEHLGYGVTCAFNGIEAYEMLSIERFNLLLLDVQVPKMNSLELFKNIKNDFLISTPTIFITALQDNTTLKHAFSLGASDYLKKPFDLDELEARIKRFFNDEPIEIMPNISYYNGVLNIHNQQEILQPKVAKLLEYFLAHKNQIISSQVLENNLWEQPIDGSTLRTYIKVLRKLLGKDCIQTHKGVGYCFKPL; this is encoded by the coding sequence ATGCAAAAAAAGATTTTTTTACTAGAAGATGACTATCTCTTAAGTGAGAGTATCAAGGAATTTTTAGAGCATTTGGGCTATGGAGTAACTTGTGCGTTTAATGGCATAGAAGCTTATGAAATGCTGTCTATTGAGCGTTTTAATCTCTTGCTTTTAGATGTGCAAGTGCCTAAAATGAATAGTTTAGAATTATTTAAAAATATCAAAAACGATTTTTTAATCTCTACACCTACGATTTTCATCACCGCTTTACAAGATAACACCACTTTAAAGCACGCCTTTAGCTTAGGGGCGAGCGATTATTTGAAAAAGCCTTTTGATTTGGACGAATTAGAAGCACGCATTAAGCGGTTTTTTAATGATGAGCCTATAGAGATTATGCCTAACATTTCTTATTATAATGGCGTTTTAAATATCCATAATCAACAAGAAATTTTACAACCCAAAGTCGCCAAGCTTTTAGAATACTTTTTAGCTCATAAAAACCAAATCATTAGCTCTCAAGTTCTAGAAAATAACCTTTGGGAGCAACCTATTGATGGCTCCACCTTACGCACTTATATTAAAGTGTTGCGTAAGCTTTTAGGCAAAGATTGTATACAAACGCATAAGGGGGTGGGCTATTGTTTTAAACCACTATGA
- a CDS encoding sensor histidine kinase, with translation MLVISVLFFSYERNAQLVSMQENLRSLAHQVTSEIIELHMQSHGKYQQALETFISHHKNTALALLDSKRRIMYSTIPEAQEIIAKHKEIGFYHFKDHYYLIGDRTFAHLGIAKILFKSPKPLNFSTLFFNIVLVFILAFLCVIVTAVFLARLFLKPIRNEITRIDNFLKNTTHELNTPMSALLLSLKTLEDNKQHHRIKMAIKRINFLYRSLSFLVMQDINNEKPTSLDLKALILKENELFTEMIAYHKLEFKSELATIKLKAREQDFISLYSNLLMNAIKYNVINGHIHVELTPKFLKVKNLGHEIPKDKITELTLRYVRFNSSVLGYGIGLDLVKRVCDNYKMRLIITSEPYLDGSFYENSFCVEFRD, from the coding sequence ATGCTAGTAATTAGCGTGTTGTTTTTTTCTTATGAAAGGAATGCTCAATTAGTAAGCATGCAAGAGAATTTACGCTCATTAGCTCATCAAGTTACAAGCGAAATCATAGAATTACACATGCAATCTCATGGGAAGTATCAACAAGCCCTAGAAACTTTTATCTCACACCACAAAAATACTGCACTTGCCCTTTTGGATAGCAAAAGGCGTATTATGTATTCTACAATCCCTGAGGCTCAAGAAATCATTGCTAAACACAAAGAAATAGGATTTTATCATTTTAAAGACCACTACTATTTGATAGGTGATAGGACTTTTGCGCATTTAGGAATCGCTAAAATCCTTTTTAAAAGCCCTAAACCCCTAAACTTTTCAACGCTATTTTTTAATATTGTTTTGGTATTTATCTTGGCTTTTTTATGCGTGATTGTTACAGCTGTTTTTCTAGCACGCTTATTTTTAAAACCCATTAGAAATGAAATCACCCGCATAGATAATTTTCTAAAAAACACCACCCATGAACTCAACACCCCCATGAGTGCCCTACTCTTATCTTTGAAAACCTTAGAAGATAACAAGCAACACCATCGCATTAAAATGGCTATCAAACGCATAAACTTTTTGTATCGTTCGCTTTCTTTTTTGGTCATGCAAGATATTAATAACGAAAAGCCTACATCTTTAGATTTAAAAGCCTTGATTTTAAAGGAAAATGAGCTTTTTACTGAGATGATAGCCTATCATAAGCTTGAATTTAAAAGTGAGCTTGCAACAATCAAGCTTAAAGCTAGGGAGCAAGATTTTATTTCGCTTTATAGTAATTTGCTGATGAATGCGATTAAATACAATGTAATCAATGGACATATTCATGTAGAGCTAACGCCTAAGTTTTTAAAAGTTAAAAATTTGGGGCATGAAATTCCTAAGGATAAAATTACAGAGCTAACTCTTCGCTATGTGCGCTTTAATTCTAGTGTGTTAGGCTATGGTATAGGGCTAGACTTGGTTAAAAGGGTGTGTGATAATTATAAAATGCGTCTAATCATTACAAGTGAACCTTATTTAGATGGTTCTTTTTATGAAAATTCGTTTTGTGTAGAATTTAGAGACTAA
- a CDS encoding branched-chain amino acid transporter permease yields MLEHSTLIILVVMLTTYFTRIWPFIFFNAKNPPSDFVRYLGRALSCSVIGMLVVYGFKDTQILQPPYGINEMIALLSVVLLHQVFKAFVLSITLPTALYMWLVQSHVLEKTFFSL; encoded by the coding sequence ATGTTAGAACATTCAACGCTGATTATTCTAGTGGTTATGCTTACAACTTATTTTACTCGTATTTGGCCTTTTATCTTTTTTAACGCTAAAAACCCACCAAGTGATTTTGTGCGCTATTTGGGTAGAGCCTTGTCATGTTCAGTCATTGGCATGTTAGTTGTCTATGGCTTTAAAGACACTCAAATTTTACAACCCCCTTATGGGATTAATGAGATGATTGCTTTATTGTCAGTTGTGCTATTGCATCAAGTCTTTAAGGCATTTGTTTTAAGCATTACTTTACCTACTGCACTTTATATGTGGCTAGTTCAAAGCCATGTTTTAGAAAAAACTTTCTTTAGTCTCTAA
- a CDS encoding AzlC family ABC transporter permease, translated as MNDFLKALKSAFPYTISIFLGYLLMGMTFGVLLAQHGYDYKIALFMALFIYAGAGQFATLSLLSMQASLVNVFVVMLLVNARQTCYAISMLERFKNAKWRLPYLAHALTDETFALLNLYEPKEGVNKQDFLFSVSLLNHSYWVMGCLIGSLLGSHFSIDTEGMGFIMTAIFIVLFMEQYKRTTNHKNAWLGIIIAIICLVLFGAKYFLLIALICMIMALIIFRKKLEC; from the coding sequence ATGAATGATTTTCTAAAAGCCCTTAAAAGCGCTTTCCCTTATACCATTTCTATTTTTTTGGGGTATTTGCTTATGGGAATGACTTTTGGGGTGCTTTTAGCCCAGCATGGTTATGATTATAAAATCGCCTTATTTATGGCGCTTTTCATTTATGCAGGAGCAGGGCAGTTTGCTACACTCTCACTTTTAAGCATGCAAGCAAGTCTAGTTAATGTGTTTGTAGTCATGCTTTTAGTGAATGCAAGACAAACTTGCTATGCGATTTCTATGCTAGAAAGGTTTAAAAACGCTAAATGGCGCTTGCCCTATTTAGCGCATGCATTAACCGATGAGACTTTTGCGCTCTTAAATTTGTATGAGCCTAAAGAGGGGGTCAATAAACAAGATTTTTTATTTAGTGTTTCATTGCTTAATCATTCTTATTGGGTTATGGGGTGTTTGATTGGCTCGCTTTTAGGCTCGCATTTTTCTATAGATACAGAGGGCATGGGGTTTATTATGACAGCCATTTTTATTGTGCTATTTATGGAGCAATACAAGCGCACCACTAACCATAAAAACGCATGGCTAGGCATAATAATTGCCATTATTTGTTTGGTGCTTTTTGGGGCTAAATATTTTTTATTGATAGCCTTAATTTGCATGATAATGGCTCTAATTATTTTTAGAAAGAAATTAGAATGTTAG
- the dnaJ gene encoding molecular chaperone DnaJ encodes MELSYYEILEVEQNSNQETIKKSYRKLALKYHPDRNQGNKEAEEKFKLINEAYGVLSDEKKRALYDRYGKQGVEQGGFSQGGFGDFFEDLGSIFESAFGGFGSHRGSKKRQSTIEPDFLHEVELSFKEAVFGCKKTIKINYQSICETCAGTGAKDKALETCKHCNGKGQVFTRQGFMTMAMPCSACKGEGTKIKTPCSSCKGKTYIIKEETLEVPIPEGIDNQNRMVFQGKGNEYEKNRRGDLYLEAIVEEDEHFKRQGNDLFIEAPVFFTSVALGATIKVPSLKGELELKIPPSARDKQAFTFKNEGVKNPQSSYRGNLVAVLKVIYPKHLNEEQKELLQKLHASFGYESEPHKGVLETCIGKFKDLFKK; translated from the coding sequence GTGGAATTAAGTTATTATGAAATACTAGAAGTGGAGCAAAATAGCAATCAAGAGACCATTAAAAAGTCTTATAGAAAGCTCGCTTTAAAATACCACCCCGACAGAAATCAAGGCAACAAAGAGGCTGAAGAGAAGTTTAAGCTTATTAATGAGGCGTATGGGGTATTAAGTGATGAAAAGAAACGAGCCTTATACGATAGATATGGCAAGCAGGGCGTAGAGCAAGGAGGCTTTTCTCAAGGCGGGTTTGGTGATTTCTTTGAAGATTTAGGCTCTATTTTTGAGAGTGCTTTTGGGGGCTTTGGCTCACATAGGGGTTCTAAAAAGCGTCAAAGCACTATTGAGCCTGATTTTTTACATGAGGTTGAGCTAAGTTTTAAAGAGGCCGTTTTTGGTTGCAAAAAAACCATTAAGATTAATTACCAATCTATTTGTGAAACTTGTGCTGGCACAGGGGCTAAGGATAAAGCCCTAGAGACTTGCAAGCATTGTAATGGTAAGGGGCAAGTCTTTACTAGACAAGGTTTTATGACTATGGCTATGCCTTGTTCGGCATGCAAAGGCGAAGGCACTAAGATTAAAACCCCATGCTCTAGCTGTAAGGGAAAAACTTACATTATTAAAGAAGAAACACTTGAAGTGCCAATTCCTGAAGGCATTGATAATCAAAATCGCATGGTGTTTCAAGGCAAGGGCAATGAATATGAGAAAAATAGAAGAGGGGATTTATATTTAGAGGCTATTGTTGAAGAAGATGAGCATTTTAAACGACAAGGCAATGACCTATTTATTGAGGCACCGGTATTTTTTACTTCAGTGGCTTTGGGAGCTACTATTAAAGTGCCTTCATTAAAAGGCGAATTAGAACTAAAGATTCCACCTAGTGCTAGAGATAAACAAGCCTTTACTTTTAAAAATGAGGGGGTTAAAAACCCTCAAAGCTCTTATAGGGGGAATTTAGTGGCAGTGCTAAAAGTCATCTATCCTAAGCATTTAAATGAAGAGCAAAAAGAATTATTACAAAAACTGCATGCGAGTTTTGGCTATGAGAGTGAACCGCATAAAGGCGTTTTAGAAACTTGTATTGGTAAGTTTAAGGATTTGTTTAAAAAATGA
- the mnmA gene encoding tRNA 2-thiouridine(34) synthase MnmA: protein MKIAVLLSGGVDSSYTAYSLKEEGHELVGIYLKLHASEKKHDLYIKNAQKACEFLGIPLEVLDFQKDFKSAVYDEFISAYEQGQTPNPCALCNPLMKFGLALDYALKLGCEKIATGHYARVKEIDKVSYIQEAFDKSKDQSYFLYALSHEVIAKLVFPLGGLLKNDIKPLALNAMPFLGTLETYKESQEICFVEKSYIDTLKKHVEVDKEGVVKNLQGEVIGSHKGYMQYTIGKRKGFNIKGALEPHFVVKIDAKNNELVVGKKEDLATHFIKATNKSLMKDFKSGEYLVKARYRSVPAKAFVSLKGDMIEVEFKEPFYGVASGQALVVYQDDVVLGGGVII from the coding sequence ATGAAAATAGCCGTATTACTAAGTGGGGGTGTGGATAGCTCATATACTGCTTATAGCTTAAAAGAAGAAGGGCATGAGTTAGTGGGGATTTATCTTAAACTCCATGCGAGTGAAAAAAAGCATGACTTATACATTAAAAACGCTCAAAAAGCATGCGAGTTTTTAGGCATTCCTTTAGAAGTTTTAGACTTTCAAAAGGATTTTAAAAGTGCGGTTTATGATGAGTTTATCTCAGCTTATGAACAGGGGCAAACCCCTAATCCATGTGCTTTATGCAACCCTTTAATGAAGTTTGGACTAGCCCTAGATTACGCTCTAAAATTAGGGTGTGAAAAAATCGCTACCGGACATTATGCAAGGGTTAAAGAGATTGATAAAGTCAGTTACATTCAAGAAGCCTTTGACAAGTCTAAAGACCAAAGCTATTTTTTATACGCTTTAAGTCATGAAGTGATTGCTAAATTAGTGTTTCCTTTAGGGGGTTTGTTAAAAAATGATATTAAGCCTTTAGCTTTGAATGCGATGCCTTTTTTAGGCACTTTAGAGACTTATAAGGAATCTCAAGAAATTTGCTTTGTAGAAAAAAGTTACATTGATACTTTAAAAAAACATGTTGAAGTGGATAAGGAAGGCGTAGTCAAGAATTTACAAGGCGAAGTCATCGGCTCGCATAAAGGCTATATGCAATACACTATCGGCAAACGCAAAGGTTTTAACATCAAGGGGGCGTTAGAACCGCATTTTGTAGTTAAGATTGACGCTAAGAATAACGAGCTAGTTGTGGGTAAAAAAGAAGATTTAGCCACGCATTTTATAAAAGCCACCAACAAATCCTTAATGAAAGATTTTAAAAGTGGCGAATATTTAGTGAAAGCTCGTTATAGAAGTGTGCCAGCTAAAGCGTTTGTAAGTTTAAAGGGCGATATGATTGAAGTGGAATTTAAAGAGCCTTTTTATGGAGTGGCAAGCGGACAAGCTTTGGTGGTTTATCAAGATGATGTGGTGCTTGGTGGGGGCGTGATTATTTAA